ATCTTAAAAGGCAGTCGAGTATCTGATGGTGTTATCAACAATCTAGGAATATCTACTAATTTTCCAACCTTTTCTCCAGTTATTATCCTAGCTTGAACCATAAAGTCCATTAGTTGAGTGATCTGTAGTCTCGTGCCGTTCATTAACCAAGCAGAAGGCTCAATATTTCGCAGAACCATGACAGGACAACCAATCTTCAGTCTAAGACTATGGTTAGGCAAACCAGACACCTTAATAGTGTTAAGAAAATCAGGTCCTAGTGCTTCATTGTTGACTGAACCCTTATCTCTTGGGTCAATACTATCGGCACTTAAGTAAATCTTTTCATCACCTGAAAGCAAAACTCAATCATTAGTACATATATTGTATACATCTAAGTAAGAACGAATAAGAATgtagaataaataaatttaccATCCAGCATATCTAGCATGTAGTCATTAATCATATTGACATCTTCATTAGTCGGACATAGGATAGCTCTCTCTTAAAAAAACTTGGCCTCTTTCTTTTCATGTAGAGAAGCAGAATCACCATAAATGGCTGTGCTGATTGCTTCTATAGAATTTTTGGAGTCTGTTATAAGAAACTCTGATGGAATTTCGATCTCGGTTTCACCATCATTAGGCTCTGCAAGTTTACCATCCCCAATTTTTAATATCCAATCAGAAAAATCCCTAAGATCGGCAGCCTCTTCTGGTGACAAACCATCCGATAACAAACGCATGTTCTTGGTGAGCTTCAGAACTTTGCAGTGCTCCCAAAGATATGACGAATTCAGAGAAGCCAAAACGATCTCAGCCCTACCAGCTCCATTTATAACAGGAAGAACCTGCCTAAAGTCACCCCCAAAGACAATAACTTTTCCACCAAACGGCTGGTTCGCATGCTTCCCAACTATATCAGATAAGCTCCTATCCAAAGCTTCAAAACAATGTTTGCCCATCATTGGCGCTTCGTCCCATATAATGAGTGATGATTCTTTGACTAAATCAGCTTGATCAGTTCCAGGCTGCATAGTACATGATGAAAACTCATCTGGATTTAATGGGATACCAAATCTTGAATGAGCAGTCCTACCTCCTGGTAGTAACAAAGAAGCAATGCCACTTGATGCAACGTTTAGAACAATATCTCCTTGGCATCTAATAGCTGCAGAAAGTAACTTCCAGAGAAAAGTTTTCCCAGTTCCACCAAATccataaacaaaaaacattccACCATTTCCTTGATTCACAGCAGCAAGAATCTGATCATAAATTTCCTTTTGCTCATCTGTCATTTTCGGAACATCTCTATCAAGAGTCTCTAACAATGTTTTTCGATCATAGCTGCGCTCATCTACTATCAAGACATTAAAATCCTGAGTACTTGTCTTTGGCAGTTTTGGGTTCTTCGTTAATCTTGGTAGAGACGTACCGTTACGCCTCAACAGCTTCTCAATCTCTAGTAACgcatacttttttttgtcattgtcGTTCAACACCAATCctaccaataaaaaaatttacgtATAAGATACATGATCAAAATTTATTTGCGGCTTCCACATAGGTAGTAAAATTACATAATCACGTCCATAGTAATAAGTTCAAACCTGGTCTATTCAAATATTTCCTTCTGTTATGCTCTATATCTTCAGACAAATACCGCCACGTGTTTTCCCATACGACCTCTGGAAGAGACAGAGTGTTACTCATAAGCATAATAACAAACACTTGTCGTAGATCACTTGCAGAGCATTCATAGCTTCTCCTTACAAGATCATCAATGTACTCCTGATCATCATCTAATAATCCACGAGCAAAACATACATCTTTGTATTCAGGATAGAGAACTCCCTCGTAGGTCTTAATGTCATCATAACTGGTAGGCCCTCTGACAATGTTCAACAATATGCGCAAGAAATAAGCTGCTTCCTGTATCCGAGGAGCATAATTTATTCTTCCTAAACAGAAACCCCTTTTCCGCTTCTTCCAATTCTTAGACCTTTTGTCAAAGATATAGTAGATAGGAATCTGGGCATAAGTTAGTGTTCTTGCAAACTCATCGATTTTATTCAACTCGAACCATGCCAAGAACATTGTCTTTTCAATGAGCTTACGACTGATCACTACTTTCAGCTTGTCTTTTCCTTTAAAAGTGACCACTTGTTTTCCTGGTAGATGAAAACTAAGCTTCTCAACAACAGTTGATCGATAGTGAATAGGAAATTTGAAAATTCGCCAAGCTGATTCACAAGAAGACACATATCTGCATAAGAGAAATAGACAATTAgaaatgtaaatatgtatcACATCTAAAAATCAGGTACAATGTTCTGTATTAGTTCCATACCTGCAATCGAAAAAGTCCTtaagtttgtttcttttcttttccatcTTTTCCATAGTAATGTCTTCATTGCCCAACTCGTTAGCAACAATGAGATCTGGCGGTTCCACAGCAATAGTCACACGATCTTGTCCCTTATTAATGTACTTGAATAAGTACTTGATAGATCCAGCTTGGTTGCACCACTCCACATTAATATGAGCTCGGAAACGTAGAGATAGTCTCTTGTTATATGGAATAACAAACCGATTGTCACATTTGTATCCATTCTTCAGGACAAAGTTCTCTGACTGTTCGCGCCTTCTATAAACCGGAAATCCTTCCTTATTAATAGTGGTCTTCTTAGCAAATGGTTTAGGATACGACTTAGAGCAcaaaccattctccatacatggAGAATTCATATTAGCTGCTCCACAAGGACCATGAATCATCATATCTTTAATAACTTCATAAAGTTCAGGTTCTTCGAGTTTATCAGGAATCTCCGCAGAAATGATATTGTCAATGTG
This region of Brassica napus cultivar Da-Ae chromosome C5, Da-Ae, whole genome shotgun sequence genomic DNA includes:
- the LOC125586845 gene encoding ATP-dependent DNA helicase PIF4-like, which encodes MTDEQKEIYDQILAAVNQGNGGMFFVYGFGGTGKTFLWKLLSAAIRCQGDIVLNVASSGIASLLLPGGRTAHSRFGIPLNPDEFSSCTMQPGTDQADLVKESSLIIWDEAPMMGKHCFEALDRSLSDIVGKHANQPFGGKVIVFGGDFRQVLPVINGAGRAEIVLASLNSSYLWEHCKVLKLTKNMRLLSDGLSPEEAADLRDFSDWILKIGDGKLAEPNDGETEIEIPSEFLITDSKNSIEAISTAIYGDSASLHEKKEAKFF